The Montipora foliosa isolate CH-2021 chromosome 10, ASM3666993v2, whole genome shotgun sequence genomic sequence GTCTTTTAAATCAGAGCTGGAGTGATTACTGGGGAGATTTCGAAGTCTTCGCTTGGATAAGGACTGCAAACCATGTATACCATCTCACGGGGAGCTAAGAGTGCCCCAATTTTTTCCGAAAAAGAGGAGGGCACAGTGTTACCAGATTTGTGGCCTGTCATTTCTTTCTGTACTGGGGTACCTGTGAATCTAGCTTGTTTTGACTTTTATCAGTGTGCACCATAACAGTAAGTCCCTTCAGACCATTGTAAAGTGCATCCAGTCTTGGTTTTTGGCTTCCTAGCTCTTTAACATACTCTCTAATATTTTTAGGAGATTCCAataccctttttttttcatttcgaTTGTATGTAAAAATTCATTCTTGTGTTTGTAAGAGCAGAGTAAGTTGTTTCTAGTGTTGCTGTTGTCACATGAATGAAGCGCTGTACTGCGCTGAAGTTTTTTTCGATAACTTAAGTCATGCAAAGTCTGTCCACTTAATGATCACCTGTGTTGGTTTCTTGGATGCTCTTCTGTAGGTCAGAAAACGTGTGGGACAAACAGTTACTCGTCTTTTGAATGAGATTCCTGGAATTCGCATTGCTGTCTTTGCTCATGGTGACTATCAAGACAAAGAGGCTACATACGACACCACTTGGGTGGACTTTAGTAGTGACAAGAAGAAAATTTGCGACTTTATTACGAATGTTTCCTCCACCTGTGGATACGACAGTGATGAATGCTACGAGCTAGTTTTGAGGCAGGTGAGGGGTGTACCTATTTCTTTATCACAACTCCAAAGAGTTGATTTAGGTCTTGCAGTAGTaattctctacgcaattgttaaaattgtcatagtgtcatagcttcacttaatttcatacccgcagttcaatatatgattcatttcacatatcatttcatcattaatttcaatttacagtgtcccaattACTGCGCCAGCGCTAGACCTGGTAATGATATTGGTCTCAGTTGCTGGACCGAGATGGTAAGCTCTCGTACCGGTCTAATTTCGTACCGTTCTCATGTAAAtaacaacaaatctcagacggGGTCCaaaaatttcaagcctgtatgctttgGTGGTAGTAATATAGTTATTTCACAAAAGATATAATTTCGTCCCGAAACCAGGCACTAAGCATTTCGTTCCGGTTCATGTAAACGCCGAAAAAGTTTCATGCCGGTACAAGTTCTTACTGGTCTAAGTTCGTCCCGGTCTaatgtaaataccccctaatAGTTGGATCCGTCTTGTGGATGTCTTTGAGCAaatatcttttatttttgttcccGCGAAATATCGAATGCAAACCCTTCAAGATTACGTCTTTTTCAATGATTGTTTAAGCAAACCTCTGTCAAAACTGACATCTTCTGATGGATGTTTCTGTGATTTATTCGGACTTGGTTAATTGTGTGACTTGAACGAATATCCAAATTCACTCCTTAGGTCCGTGAACAGCTTTCTTGGACACCAGACTCCCAGCGCTCGCTCGTGATGATTGGTGATGCTTCACCCCACCCCCCTTCGTACAGCCTCAATACACTCAAAATTGACTGGCGCGAAGAGGCCAAGAAACTGTATAACGAAATGGGAGTACGAATATATTCGGTCCAGTGTCTCAACTATGGCGGCTCGGACACGTTCTATCGCAAACTAGCTGACCTAACCTGTGGTTGGCATTTGAAGTTAGACCAGTTTGCCTCCATTGTTGACTTCTTGACAGCGATCTGCTATCGTGAACAGGGAGTGGAGCATCTAGAAGCCTTTGAAGCCGAAGTGAAAGGAAGATCTAAGGGATCCGGTCTGAATCGTAACATGCACTCGTTATTCGACACTCTAGCTGGGAGAAGCAAAAGCACTTACACTGGCGGAGTAGACTATGGGGAATTGGTGCCAGTTAATCCTTCGCGATTCCAGGTAGGTAACGTTAGAGCCTTTGAGAAAGGAATAGCGTGACATATCTGTTGAGATGATTCTGTGCTTACGTTAATTTCGGCTTTTTTCGATTCCTTCAAGTTGataacaaacaaatgaaaggaAGTTAGAGCCCGTAATTCTTTGGTGAGGACTAGTCACGTGACTAatgcttttgattggttttagTTAATGTCAATCATGTCATGTCAGAAGCTTTGTGCTTTGAATCAGAGAGAGAAAGAGTTCTTTTTGAGATAGCGATGAATCGAATGTACTTACGTGTGCAAAGCAACGATTTGATTTGTGGAGAATTTATGATTTAACTGGGAATCCCTGGAAGATGTTTAGCCTCGTTTTCAACGCACATGTGGCcgtccagcctcgtttccaggcCTTTTCTCCAGTGAGAGTTACGCGGACGCTGATGATTCATTGCTTTCATCTCAATGTTCTCTCCTAGATATTGGACGTCGACGAGCGCTGCGATATCCGCACTTTCGTGGAGAACAACGACCTCTCGTTCAAAACAGGTCGGGGATTTTACGAGTTCACAAAACCAGAGAAGATTTCAGACAAGAAGGAGGTCGTGTTGGTGGATAAAACGTCAGGAGACATGTTTACAGGCCCCGAAGCATGCGAAATGATTGGTGCCGGGGgtgcaaacaaaattaaaccgaCGTCGTTTGACAAATGGCGGGTATTTGTTCAGAGTACGTCATATAACAGGGTTTTAATGCCAGACACTGGATTCTTGTATGAAGTAGATACGGATCACTAGATTCCAGCACACTCACTACAGGCGCATTATGTCAAGCAACACGAATATTCCCTTTTGGTCTAAACAATGTTTTCAAGTTGAAGTTAGACTTACTGAGCACCAATGTATGAACCAAGAAATTGATAAAAGATTTgcacagaaagaaaaaatgtccCTTTCTGTAAACCGCGGTCTATGTTATCCTCAAGAGGTTTAACAAAAACCGCGgtttacaaaaataattttcgctgcaattttttttaaaatcgagTTCCTTCAAgtaaacaagaggctacgggtagcctgcACTTTGTTTgaaggatttttagccgacttcctttaagttcacagtatttcagtgggtGTGGTTTTTTaagttacaatatcttggtgaATATCCAGTTTCAAGTCCACAGTCCACATTCCATGACGTTAAGTGCGATCAtggatatttgtttacatttgaaactgttgttaagggcatttatttcaaaaaccagaaaacagatgctttgcaagtctctacgatgatatttaaaaatatttaatactttttcttaacaatactggGAGAATGATAAAATTACGATATCTGTCACAGAGTCAtacgataaccggatattgCGTTGCGTGCAACGAAATCACAAAAACGCGTTTCCGGTCgcgcacacaattctttaatacatATTTCCCCGTTAATCTGTCacgtggtttagtggtcatcgcgaTTACCTCTGAAGAAAGAGTTCCATAAACTGCCTTCTACGAGACAGAGAAATCTTACGCATACACAGCCGCAGCCCGACCCGAAAAAAAAAGTCCAAAAACAGAGTCGAAAACtataattagggagcttaagatctacgacgacgacgtcgtcgaaaacgccagaaaacaatgatatcattggttaaaagagcataaataatcgtgctgcacgtgcggcacggattttagcttatatttttgcggttctctgcgtgacgacgacgtgaaatcactaaattttaggttttgacgacaacgttagcatgcaacagagaatctttcattctctattttcagtctgaaactgCTCGtataccaatttatttttaggctaCTTCACCCACATTTTATGaagtgaacaagatggaataatcgcgaaagacttttactagagcaaacttctattttgaggtgacgttttcgtcgacgtcaccgtcgtagatcttaagctccctatttgtTCTTCGAACAAAGTCACAAATGATTTAGTATCCAACTCTGTTGGTTATTGAACAgaaaaaagtacaaaatgatTACAACTATTCTGAGATATTGTACATATTGTCGTTGTAATATTGGTTATTTGCACAGTTGCAGGAACAATCGGCTAATTTTTTCACCGCACGTCATGTAATAACGGTCACACTTCCCGAAAAGTCTTCTTTCCATAAAGTGTTTGTTTGCAGAAGAAGTAAgcggggatgggggggggggagggggagggggaggggggtgcgGCAACCGGCTttaacttcattcaacattcgcgataacaatagaaatgttaAATGATTGTTGAATCAAAGTTTAACGCTCTTTAAAAACTCTTTTAACATCGagtcaacttcgattcaacatgtttcaacacggttgaaagtgGAGGGCAAACGGTTttaacatcgctgttcaacgaAATTGAACAGacgttgaagcaaatgttgaagtcGACTGCCCAAGCctttacaataccaaacagtAGCAGCTTACGAGAACTGCTACATTACTGTTATTAGAACAGCGGAAATGTAGGAATGATGGAGCGCGCCGTTGTTGTGAGTGTATGTTTTGTGATTATTATGGAAACGGATATGTTCTAGGCCTTAGTGGCAGTGCAATTCTGCAGTATTATTTTTCTGTTTCTAAGTAATTACTGAGATTCagttattgtctttttttttatcatgtaTTAACTAAATTGAGTTGAATAAATGAGTTTGTTATCTAAACCGCTTGTTGTGCCTTGTTTAGAATCATGCGCGGTTCATACCGAAGGGGAACATACTACCTCAACTTCAGACACGTAGAAAGTGAGCGAGACCAATGCACGGATTGCACGTGCCTTAATAAAATTCCATCATGCCCGTGACAAAAATGCTAATATTTTCAAATCTCAAAATGCATGGCTTCCGAGAAAAACCTTCTTTCAAACTTTCGTAAATATGAAAATGTTTTTGGCACTCATTTTATGCATGATAACATTCAATAAAGTGTAACTACGTAATCATCTCATTTCACTCTGAGAGTTTAACTTGGTGATCGTGAACAGATGAGTCAGAGAACCGATCACGGCCGATTAACATTGAATATCGTTTTCCCTCGCTCTAGCTGCTTCCTTAGAAGCAAACAATGTTCTTACCTGAAAACCTGTGAcgtctttgttcccttacttaTGAAATTCTCTGTTCCTTGTGCGCTTTAAACAACTAAATCCACTTCATTTCGTTCTTGAATCGCCCGCTTTTGCCAGTTGATCCCAGAAGTCCCTTTGATTGGTATTAAATTGGAACTCAGTCTCCTTGCTGCTCAGAAAGGGTATCATAGCGGATACTAGGTCTCAGTACGTACCACGGCGTAAATTTATAGAGAAGTTAAAAACcaagaactgaaaaaaaaaatcagtgggCTTCGGAGTCGAGATAATTTATGTTAGAGAGATCGTTACATACATGCTTATTCAAACTCATATATAGTTTGTATTAGACGTTTGGGCACTTTTATGCGATGCTTTTATCCAGGCATTTTAGTTTGTTCTTACTTTAATTTTCTCTTCCCTGTCGTCTTCTTTCATTTGATCCAAGTCGTACCCTGACGGAGAGAGACAATCGTGGCAACAAGGCACCTTTTTCTAAATTTCACATTTTCAAGGGTTCTAATTTCAGAGATTATAGGATGCTGTAAAATTGCACGGAGTGCCACCATGTGCCAAGTTGACAGATGATGGGAATGTTTGTACACAGCTTTGAACGGCGAACGTTTTTTGTAGACAttccaatctcgttcccagagcctccgttacccttTTCCAGCAGAACGGGCGCGGGAGAGTCTGGAAAaatccaaaaccggaaccagagttaaataactgcgcgtgcgtgaggGGAGACGGttagaaatcaaaagaaatcaacaatggagttcaccttgccatgacagcgcttacttttcactcCCAAGACAGTACACATGAGTTTACAAACATCTCCTAGTACACTCGAAGCGTTAAAACTGCGGAGAATAACGAGATACATCATTTtatcaatcaaaacagatttcagcGTCTGGTGTCACGCAATTGACaattgctgtattttcaaaaacaaaaacgttacggaactggtaagttgtaaaaagatttatttctagatcatCTTCAACCTCGTGTCGATAAAAATCTACAAGAAAGCACGATTTTCGAATTTAGACTgaaaatggcgggaaataaAACCGTTTTTCAACAAGCAGTCAAATATGGCCTTTTTTGGATTCGACCAGAGTCTCTCtttcccgaccgctggtcaaggaaacgatgactctgggaacgagattgtacACATTCCGCAGAAATTCCGCAGCTGAACTTGACTGAATCATGCGCGGTTCATACCAAACAAAACTTGCGCAATTCACAGCCTCGAGTTCAGACACGTGCAAATTGGGAGAGCGCGCAATGCACGGAGTGCGCGTGTCACATCTAAAATTTCATCGTGCCGCTGAGGAAGAATATGCTAATTTTTATAAATCTTACACTGGTAGGCATCCCAGAACCTGCTACCCTAAAGCCTTCTTTGTTAGCGTAAACAACATTTCTTTCCACTCCTTCTATGATAACAGTAAGTCCCCATTTCACTTTACAATAGGAGTGAAACTGGTGATCATGGAATACTCAGTCAGGCCACTGATGGCCGATTAACAAAAAAACATTCTCTTTAGCTCTAGCTGTTTTCGCTTCCTTAGATACAAACAATGTCCTCACCTGAAAACTTGTGTCGTCTTTGTTTCTTAAGAAATTCTCTGCTACTGGTGCGCGTATATAAGCAACTCAATCCAATTATATTTATTGCACAACCGGTCGCTATACTTTGAAGGGGTTTAAATCACAGGCTTCTTTTAAACGAATCCCAGAAGTCCCCTTGGTATTAAATTGGAACCCAGCCCCATTACCCAGAAACAGTCTTTCACCATAGCCCTAGGCACTTTATCAATCACAGCGTTTGCGCTGGATTTTGTAtgtaaaattccaggagtattcaagaaGTGTTCGTAAGAAGATATCTATGCCATACatcgtgtttcagtgttttctttgctaaaaagcctaccttgataTTCTTTCCCACGTCCTGCGAGTTAAGTGCACGCACGGGCATGTTAATTTTTGCATGTAATCCACTTAtatccaggtttgaccctaattagatgcacgcccaattttgacatccaacacaaagtgtccctttaagtctaagcatttgctacctattttcaacaataaggtaagggtaaaggttgcgttatttttagctttgggtaaatgcagcagttaatctttacttataGGGCAGCATTTGgcggacactttgtgacataaattgtctgtattctgagacacaagtgatgttgaagttggcgagaagagaaaggagacacttcgt encodes the following:
- the LOC137973227 gene encoding uncharacterized protein, whose amino-acid sequence is MPPKKGKPKAPAETKVVSDSRFKTLKVNERISIKSFVEKHKLKFATGRGFYQLTKPETIQFHKEIVVRRKSDGSMASGDEVRELLGIAKETTKFHLDKSKLEDFDVFVQSTSYNRVLLPDTEFLYDTGVGDTTMSGTVAPATTVTPASTEDTKPETSTSRGAARGKRKKAVEEKPETAAEEEKKEKKVPSPAKKPKAAAATATGGADVKEIVFSFDTTGSMYPCLTQVRKRVGQTVTRLLNEIPGIRIAVFAHGDYQDKEATYDTTWVDFSSDKKKICDFITNVSSTCGYDSDECYELVLRQVREQLSWTPDSQRSLVMIGDASPHPPSYSLNTLKIDWREEAKKLYNEMGVRIYSVQCLNYGGSDTFYRKLADLTCGWHLKLDQFASIVDFLTAICYREQGVEHLEAFEAEVKGRSKGSGLNRNMHSLFDTLAGRSKSTYTGGVDYGELVPVNPSRFQILDVDERCDIRTFVENNDLSFKTGRGFYEFTKPEKISDKKEVVLVDKTSGDMFTGPEACEMIGAGGANKIKPTSFDKWRVFVQSTSYNRVLMPDTGFLYEVDTDH